A genomic segment from Phragmites australis chromosome 6, lpPhrAust1.1, whole genome shotgun sequence encodes:
- the LOC133922494 gene encoding basic leucine zipper 8-like, which yields MQQNCVSNLAYLPGLDFTSFFLPQNDPHMYDFDSLDMVSPYNCNGSTTTVSSMSAGTADNQARCSNDERKKRRLASNRESARRSRVRKQRRLEELSSQVAELLDTNQRLLIELNHMIVKHTCTVRENAELREEASDLKKRLNEMKVEEAEAAPGTPEVA from the coding sequence ATGCAACAAAATTGTGTATCCAATTTAGCATACCTCCCTGGCTTAGACTTCACCAGCTTTTTCCTGCCACAAAATGATCCCCACATGTATGATTTCGATTCACTGGATATGGTTAGTCCATACAACTGCAATGGCAGTACCACCACCGTCAGCTCAATGTCTGCTGGGACGGCGGACAATCAAGCGAGGTGTAGCAATgacgagaggaagaagagaaggctAGCATCAAACCGTGAGTCTGCAAGAAGGTCACGCGTGAGGAAGCAGAGGCGATTGGAGGAACTGTCATCACAGGTCGCAGAGCTCCTTGACACAAACCAGAGGCTTCTTATTGAGCTCAACCACATGATCGTTAAGCACACTTGCACAGTTCGTGAGAATGCCGAGCTCAGAGAAGAAGCTTCTGACCTGAAGAAAAGGCTCAATGAGATGAAAGtggaagaagctgaagctgCACCAGGGACACCAGAAGTGGCTTAG
- the LOC133922496 gene encoding uncharacterized protein LOC133922496: MAGLAGEDPFDFEDASDGDEFCYDPFDCDGGGGGSEGEELVDGPFVLDVSDGEEFRVSGFAFPDGGDDDIIVVEDRERHSAHEEPIHETLGRSFDSDGGLSQFYPHLVSALDLVADTSEEEIARYDRGGGGFTVSGFELERGLVIEEADDDDGLRLMLSGFNLDPRPVIGGFQMLVDADEAEEEAAGHDGLGLMLSSFNLDPRPVIGGFQTLVDADEAGEEFAAGDDGSEGRGFMLSGFDLGPPPVAGTFRMVVDAEDTDSDDANFDVLDVLAGRVGEATRRLPASRAAVEGLPEVKLSEEEASRGCAVCKDAIAVGESVVMLPCKHCFHGECIRPWLAIRNTCPVCRFELPMGNAEYDRRRSRTGVASVAQQGAPAQSGGAGAGATTGAEDATGCTA, translated from the exons ATGGCGGGGCTCGCCGGCGAGGACCCCTTCGACTTCGAGGATGCAAGCGACGGCGACGAGTTCTGCTACGATCCGTTCGActgcgatggcggcggcggcggtagcgAAGGCGAGGAGCTCGTCGATGGCCCCTTCGTCCTCGACGTCAGCGACGGCGAAGAGTTCCGCGTCTCGGGTTTCGCCTTTCccgacggcggcgacgacgacatTATTGTGGTCGAGGACCGCGAGCGCCATTCCGCCCACGAGGAACCCATCCACGAAACCCTAGGCCGCTCCTTCGACTCCGACGGAGGCCTTAGCCAGTTCTACCCCCACCTCGTGTCCGCGTTGGACCTTGTCGCGGACACCTCCGAGGAGGAGATCGCCAGGTATGACCGGGGCGGCGGAGGGTTCACCGTGAGCGGGTTCGAACTCGAGCGGGGGCTGGTCATCGAGGAGGCTGACGATGACGACGGGCTCCGGCTCATGCTGAGCGGGTTCAACCTCGACCCGCGGCCTGTCATCGGCGGCTTCCAGATGCTGGTGGACGCCgacgaagccgaggaggaggctgccggCCACGACGGGCTCGGGCTCATGCTGAGCAGTTTCAATCTCGATCCCCGGCCGGTCATCGGCGGCTTCCAGACGCTGGTGGACGCCGACGAAGCCGGGGAGGAGTTtgccgccggcgacgacggcaGTGAGGGGCGAGGGTTCATGCTAAGCGGGTTCGACCTTGGGCCACCGCCGGTCGCCGGGACCTTCCGGATGGTGGTGGACGCCGAGGACACCGATTCCGACGACGCCAACTTCGATGTCCTCGACGTACTCGCGGGGCGCGTCGGGGAGGCCACACGGCGGCTGCCGGCGTCTCGTGCGGCGGTGGAGGGCTTACCGGAGGTGAAGCTCAGCGAAGAGGAGGCCTCGCGCGGCTGCGCCGTGTGCAAGGATGCCATCGCGGTGGGGGAGAGTGTCGTAATGCTCCCCTGCAAGCACTGCTTCCACGGGGAGTGCATCCGGCCGTGGCTCGCCATCAGAAACACTTGTCCTGTGTGCCGGTTCGAGCTCCCCATGGGTAATGCTGAGTATGATCGGCGACGGAGCAGGACTGGTGTTGCGTCCGTGGCACAACAGGGCGCACCGGCGCAG AGTGGAGGCGCAGGTGCCGGAGCCACAACGGGTGCAGAAGATGCAACTGGATGCACAGCATAA
- the LOC133922498 gene encoding amino acid transporter AVT6A-like encodes MGIGNGSASDVQYASHKAMQDETVPLLPIKTEEEDTIHEFNGASFSGAVFNLSTTIVGAGIMALPASIKMLGLIPGILMIILVALLTEASIDMLVRCSHQGKITSYGWLMGDTFGLWGRIALQASVVINNIGVLIVYMIIIGDVLSGTSTTGVHHSGIFEGWFGPHVWNSRPVVLLATTLLVFAPLVSFKRLDSLRYTSALSVALAVVFVVITAGVAIVRLIEGSVEIPKLFPEIDGINSVLKLFTAVPVLVTAYICHYNVHSIDNELEDRTQIKPIVQTSLGLCSSVYIATSFFAYLLFGEATLADVLANFDSDLRIPFSSVFNDIVRVSYVVHVMLVFPIVFFALRLNLDGLLFPTSRHISRDNRRFTIITVSLIAVIYFAAIFVPSIWDAFQFTGATAAVLIGFIFPAMIILRDPYGVSTKRDKVLAVTMIVLAVVSNSVAIYSDALNIFYRKEEA; translated from the exons ATGGGGATTGGGAATGGATCAGCGAGTGATGTGCAGTACGCATCACACAAAGCAATGCAAGATGAGACTGTGCCACTTCTCCCAATCAAGACGGAAGAGGAGGACACCATCCATGAGTTCAATGGAGCCTCTTTCTCTGGTGCGGTGTTCAATCTGTCAACAACCATTGTAGGGGCTGGAATCATGGCTCTGCCAGCAAGTATCAAGATGCTAGGCCTTATCCCTGGTATTCTGATGATCATCCTTGTGGCGTTGCTCACTGAGGCATCCATTGACATGCTGGTCAGGTGCAGCCACCAGGGCAAGATTACATCCTACGGGTGGCTGATGGGTGACACTTTTGGACTATGGGGGAGGATTGCGCTGCAAGCATCTGTGGTGATAAACAACATTGGCGTGTTGATAGTATACATGATTATAATCG GCGACGTCCTATCAGGAACATCAACAACAGGTGTTCACCACAGTGGCATCTTTGAGGGGTGGTTTGGACCTCATGTATGGAATTCTCGTCCCGTTGTTCTCCTTGCTACAACTCTTCTTGTGTTTGCTCCATTGGTGAGCTTTAAGCGTTTGG ATTCGTTGAGATACACATCTGCGCTATCAGTTGCTCTTGCTGTGGTATTTGTTGTCATCACTGCTGGAGTTGCTATTGTCAGACTCATTGAAGGATCTGTGGAGATACCCAAACTCTTTCCTGAGATAGATGGAATTAATTCTGTCTTGAAATTGTTCACGGCTGTGCCTGTACTTGTTACTGCCTATATTTGCCACTACAATG TTCACAGCATCGACAATGAGCTGGAGGACAGAACTCAGATTAAACCCATTGTGCAAACCTCACTGGGACTATGCTCGAGTGTTTACATTGCAACGAGCTTCTTCGCATATCTCCTCTTTGGTGAGGCAACCCTGGCCGATGTGCTCGCCAATTTTGACTCCGACCTTCGCATTCCGTTCAGCTCTGTCTTCAATGACATAGTGAGAGTGAGCTATGTGGTCCATGTCATGCTCGTCTTTCCTATAGTCTTCTTTGCCCTTAGACTTAACTTGGATGGTCTGCTCTTCCCCACCTCAAGGCACATTTCTCGTGACAACCGAAGGTTCACCATTATAACTGTCTCACTCATCGCTGTGATTTATTTTGCTGCCATCTTCGTACCGAGCATCTGGGATGCATTCCAATTCACTGGGGCCACAGCTGCTGTGCTTATTGGTTTCATCTTTCCTGCCATGATTATACTCAG GGATCCTTATGGCGTATCAACCAAGCGCGACAAGGTTTTGGCTGTAACCATGATTGTGCTTGCTGTGGTCTCGAATTCTGTGGCCATATACAGCGATGCGCTTAACATCTTTTacaggaaagaggaagcctAG
- the LOC133922499 gene encoding biogenesis of lysosome-related organelles complex 1 subunit 2-like: MATPAAEASGKRDELADSLSELLTNVSLTVRGELQGTNNQLALLEKMNDRIAQEYSNYGDVSAGLRVFVEQLNEKNQGFDECISQIDAIDQLVVEFEAVVSMLDKHVALLEKKVVSAYHISSTQ; the protein is encoded by the exons ATGGCGACCCCAGCGGCGGAGGCGTCCGGGAAGCGGGACGAGCTTGCCGACTCGctgtccgagctcctcaccaacGTCTCCCTCACGGTCCGCGGCGAGCTCCAG GGGACTAACAATCAGCTGGCTCTtcttgaaaagatgaatgaccGTATAGCACAGGAATACAGCAACTATGGAGATGTTTCAGCTGGCCTGCGGGTCTTTGTAGAGCAGCTAAATGAGAAAAATCAAGGTTTTGACGAATGTATATCACAGATTGATGCAATAGATCAACTGGTGGTTGAGTTTGAGGCAGTGGTGTCCATGCTCGATAAGCATGTTGCTCTCTTGGAAAAGAAAGTAGTATCTGCCTATCACATTTCTTCTACCCAATGA